Proteins from a genomic interval of Clostridium sp. 'deep sea':
- a CDS encoding FAD-dependent oxidoreductase, with the protein MRKIFSIILLLVVLSTNILSVNALSKYSYKYDDFLSKYRILVKTKYDVIVYGSDPEGISTAVSAARAGSKVLLIDKRDKIGGLFTLGWLNFLDMNYYKQTLLTGGIFEEFFNKVEGYAFKITTAIKVFNKMIKDETNITVLLNAKNITPIIHNNKITGIKATILNSNKHFYCDSIIDASQNGDLASDAGVPFTLGQAAIGGPEYGMAVTQVFSLKGMSSAEWNKLCKYLKNDNDIHSNSNKNTAWGFGNFSDLYKPTQNNVQLRGLNLAREPNGIIMVNALKIYAINPLDNKSLEEAKKMAKEELKLIIPFLRKNVPYMKHIELDSLAPELYIRESRHFSTVYQLTIDDILENKDFDDRIALGSYPVDMQGTTPKDALIVGNPLKYSVPLRSIVPINIDNLFIVGRTAGFDALAHGSTRVVPIGMCTGEAAGLAATFINKHKISNKQLVDNKKLVSELQNKLIANGAYLKPFNIKTEITKHPCYDGLKLVRKYGQICGNYNNDYLLDKNITNMQFMWLFDGLSKRIKWELTDIFNRIYDYEPLTFNNVLYNFSKNKELCEYLKISEMFKDIDYEKKLTKGESTMVLYYCKQFISK; encoded by the coding sequence ATGCGAAAAATATTTTCTATTATACTATTGCTTGTTGTTTTGTCTACAAACATATTATCTGTTAATGCTCTTAGTAAATATAGTTATAAATATGATGACTTTCTTTCTAAATATCGTATCCTTGTTAAGACTAAGTATGATGTCATTGTTTATGGTAGTGATCCTGAGGGAATTTCTACTGCTGTCTCTGCAGCAAGGGCGGGTAGTAAAGTTCTATTAATAGATAAAAGAGACAAAATAGGTGGATTATTCACTTTGGGTTGGCTTAATTTTTTAGACATGAACTATTACAAACAAACTCTTTTAACTGGAGGTATTTTTGAGGAGTTTTTTAATAAAGTAGAAGGATATGCTTTTAAAATAACTACAGCGATAAAAGTTTTTAACAAAATGATAAAAGATGAAACAAATATTACTGTTCTATTAAATGCCAAAAATATTACGCCAATTATACATAACAATAAAATAACTGGTATTAAAGCAACTATTCTTAATTCAAACAAACATTTTTATTGTGACTCTATAATAGATGCTAGCCAAAATGGTGATTTGGCGTCAGATGCAGGTGTACCCTTTACACTAGGACAAGCTGCAATTGGAGGACCCGAATACGGTATGGCTGTAACTCAGGTATTTAGTCTTAAAGGTATGAGTTCTGCTGAATGGAATAAATTATGTAAGTATTTAAAAAATGATAATGATATACATAGTAATTCTAATAAGAATACTGCTTGGGGATTTGGAAACTTTAGCGATTTATATAAGCCTACGCAAAATAATGTACAACTGCGTGGTTTAAATTTAGCAAGAGAACCGAACGGTATAATTATGGTAAATGCCTTAAAAATATACGCTATAAACCCGTTAGATAATAAAAGTTTAGAAGAAGCTAAAAAAATGGCTAAAGAGGAACTTAAACTTATTATTCCTTTTTTAAGAAAAAACGTACCTTATATGAAACACATTGAACTTGATTCTCTTGCACCTGAATTGTATATACGTGAATCAAGACATTTTTCTACTGTTTATCAATTAACAATAGATGATATACTAGAAAATAAAGATTTTGATGATAGAATAGCGCTAGGTAGTTATCCTGTTGACATGCAAGGTACTACCCCAAAGGACGCTTTAATAGTTGGCAACCCTCTTAAGTACTCAGTGCCGCTCAGAAGTATTGTGCCCATTAATATAGATAATCTATTTATTGTGGGTAGAACAGCAGGGTTTGATGCCCTTGCTCATGGAAGTACGAGGGTTGTTCCTATAGGCATGTGTACTGGTGAAGCAGCAGGACTAGCAGCTACATTCATAAATAAACATAAAATTAGCAATAAGCAATTAGTTGATAACAAAAAGCTAGTAAGTGAGCTACAAAATAAATTAATAGCAAATGGGGCTTATTTAAAACCCTTTAATATAAAGACTGAAATTACTAAACACCCTTGTTATGATGGATTAAAACTAGTTAGAAAATATGGTCAAATTTGTGGCAATTACAATAATGATTATCTTCTTGATAAAAATATTACTAATATGCAGTTTATGTGGTTGTTTGATGGTTTAAGCAAAAGAATTAAATGGGAACTAACTGACATTTTTAATAGAATCTATGACTACGAACCCCTTACTTTCAATAATGTATTATATAATTTCAGTAAAAATAAAGAACTATGTGAGTACCTAAAAATATCAGAAATGTTTAAGGATATAGATTATGAAAAGAAATTAACAAAAGGTGAATCAACTATGGTACTTTATTACTGTAAACAATTTATTAGTAAATAA
- the lysS gene encoding lysine--tRNA ligase → MFNEYNNLKKLRKIMPDANEYTIHRINKTQAIVNNKVNPYPYSYKKEHFISDVLANSASENFFNIAGRVMQVRNMGKSVFMNLKDQSGSIQLYLNTKNTQVDFNIINVDIGDIIAVIGPVFKTKTGELTLRVKEITLLTKCLRALPEKYHGIQNTEYKYRYRSLDMIMNDEVKNRFIKRSKAISAIREFLINKGYLEVDTPILDSKYGGGEAAPFVTHINALNTEVYLAVSPELYLKRYIVGGIEKVFTFSRSFRNEGIDKTHYPEFVLLECYEAYSDYNDMMTLMQEMYEYVFTNVIGTTKVLINGTEIDFKAPWCKRPMYDLVNNEFNINLYNMCEHQLKQFILSNSLNNNLGLTEIDVNNTSKGSLVNSLFEAYCEGKIKQPTFVINHPYETSPLCKKHRANEELIERFEPFVMGIELGNAYSELNNPLIQRELLQQQAEQLRAGSETAFPMDEEFARAIDIGMPPTGGLGVGIDRLIMFLTQTDNIKDVIAFPIMK, encoded by the coding sequence ATGTTTAATGAGTATAACAATCTTAAAAAATTACGCAAGATAATGCCAGATGCTAATGAATACACCATTCATCGTATCAATAAGACTCAAGCTATTGTTAATAATAAAGTTAATCCCTACCCCTATAGTTATAAAAAAGAGCATTTTATCAGTGATGTTTTAGCTAATTCAGCTAGTGAGAATTTCTTTAATATTGCTGGTAGGGTTATGCAAGTTCGTAATATGGGTAAGTCTGTATTTATGAATCTTAAAGATCAATCGGGTAGTATCCAGCTCTACTTAAATACAAAAAATACTCAGGTGGATTTTAACATTATCAATGTTGATATAGGAGATATAATTGCTGTTATAGGACCTGTATTTAAAACAAAAACAGGAGAACTCACCTTAAGAGTAAAAGAAATTACGTTATTAACTAAGTGTTTACGAGCACTGCCAGAAAAATATCATGGAATTCAAAATACAGAATATAAATATAGATATCGTTCACTAGATATGATAATGAATGATGAGGTTAAAAATAGATTTATAAAAAGGTCAAAAGCAATATCAGCTATTAGAGAGTTCTTAATTAATAAAGGTTATCTTGAGGTAGATACTCCTATTTTAGATTCTAAATATGGCGGAGGCGAAGCTGCACCTTTTGTGACTCACATTAATGCCTTAAATACAGAGGTTTATTTAGCAGTTTCACCCGAGCTTTATTTAAAACGATATATCGTAGGGGGAATTGAAAAGGTATTTACTTTTAGCCGTTCCTTTAGGAATGAGGGAATAGATAAAACTCATTACCCTGAGTTTGTTTTGTTAGAGTGTTATGAGGCTTATAGTGACTATAATGATATGATGACTCTTATGCAAGAGATGTATGAGTATGTGTTCACAAATGTTATTGGAACCACAAAGGTTTTAATAAATGGCACAGAAATAGATTTTAAAGCTCCTTGGTGCAAAAGACCTATGTATGATTTAGTAAATAATGAATTTAATATTAACCTTTACAATATGTGTGAACATCAATTAAAGCAGTTTATATTAAGTAATAGCCTAAACAATAACCTAGGGTTAACAGAAATAGATGTGAATAATACCAGTAAAGGCAGTTTAGTAAATAGTTTATTTGAAGCTTATTGTGAAGGTAAAATAAAACAACCTACCTTTGTTATAAATCACCCCTATGAAACATCTCCTTTATGTAAAAAGCATAGAGCTAATGAAGAGCTTATCGAACGATTTGAGCCCTTTGTAATGGGAATAGAGCTTGGCAATGCCTACTCAGAGCTAAATAATCCCCTAATACAAAGAGAGCTATTACAGCAACAAGCAGAGCAGCTAAGAGCAGGATCAGAGACGGCTTTTCCCATGGACGAAGAGTTTGCACGTGCTATTGATATTGGAATGCCCCCAACAGGCGGATTAGGTGTAGGTATAGATAGATTAATTATGTTTTTGACCCAAACAGATAATATCAAAGATGTTATTGCTTTTCCTATTATGAAATAA
- a CDS encoding DUF523 domain-containing protein, whose translation MVIVSACLVGIKCRYNGKCTNIEYLQNLITTGEALPLCPEVLGGLPIPRPCCEIVNHANEKKVINTKNEDITSFFKEGATKTLQIAQIVNAKIAVLQSRSPSCGYLKIYDGSFSGNFVKGNGFTSQMLLENDIKIFTEQQLNEFKEYYNKK comes from the coding sequence ATGGTTATTGTTAGTGCTTGTTTAGTGGGAATTAAGTGTAGATATAATGGAAAATGTACGAATATAGAATATTTGCAGAATCTAATAACAACAGGTGAGGCTTTGCCTTTATGCCCAGAAGTTTTAGGGGGTTTACCCATACCAAGACCCTGTTGTGAGATTGTGAATCATGCAAATGAAAAAAAAGTTATAAATACTAAAAATGAGGATATAACAAGTTTCTTTAAAGAAGGGGCTACTAAAACTTTGCAAATTGCACAAATTGTAAATGCTAAAATTGCAGTATTACAGTCCAGAAGTCCATCATGTGGTTATTTAAAAATTTATGATGGAAGCTTTAGTGGTAATTTTGTAAAAGGCAATGGTTTTACAAGCCAAATGTTATTAGAAAATGATATAAAGATATTTACTGAACAACAACTTAATGAATTTAAGGAATATTATAACAAAAAATAG
- a CDS encoding sensor histidine kinase: MNKFLNYIKILILAAVIIIQQITTTSFNHVIFVVLVLAFILNHQIRLRLKNDSSFIITILIDLAIVAFLVYNFSINNSLLLLISSVDVFTYKNYNYALTLLLAFCYTTLNILNYNATTLVSLLFFYTFLITQLIISKQHSNNIKLNYLYDDIRKYSYELERAKAQIERYSAQVSELSTIKERNRIAEDIHDSVGHQLTSLLFRLQACEIELKNNKEKGLIQLTAITETLRNNLVLLRNKVKNVEVKSYSNFNNTIVELLEEFKKDKPFKISFSMKGHVVKLSPEIETVLFNNIRESLTNAAKHSNGDEIAITIMYKANNIVLTFVDNGNNSKTYKVGYGLRAMQNRTTLLNGSMTIINEQGFLLKFIIPFKEN; encoded by the coding sequence ATGAACAAATTTTTGAACTACATTAAAATTCTTATTTTAGCAGCTGTTATTATAATACAGCAAATAACAACTACATCTTTTAACCATGTAATTTTTGTAGTTTTAGTTTTAGCCTTTATCTTAAACCATCAAATACGCCTAAGATTAAAGAATGACTCCTCATTTATTATAACTATCTTAATAGATTTAGCAATAGTTGCATTTTTAGTTTATAACTTTAGTATAAACAATAGCTTACTGTTATTAATAAGTTCAGTTGATGTTTTTACTTATAAAAACTATAACTATGCCCTAACTTTATTATTAGCTTTTTGTTATACCACCCTTAACATTTTAAACTACAATGCTACAACTCTTGTAAGCCTACTTTTCTTTTATACTTTTTTGATTACCCAATTAATTATTAGTAAACAGCATAGTAATAACATAAAATTAAATTATTTATACGACGATATTAGAAAATACAGCTATGAATTAGAAAGAGCTAAAGCTCAAATAGAACGTTATAGTGCCCAAGTAAGTGAGCTCAGTACTATTAAAGAACGTAATAGAATAGCAGAAGATATTCACGACTCAGTAGGTCACCAGCTTACATCTTTATTATTTAGGTTACAAGCATGTGAAATTGAGCTAAAAAACAATAAGGAAAAGGGTTTAATTCAATTAACGGCTATTACCGAAACACTTAGAAATAATCTTGTTTTATTAAGAAATAAGGTAAAAAATGTAGAGGTAAAAAGCTACTCAAATTTTAATAATACTATAGTAGAGCTACTTGAAGAGTTTAAAAAAGATAAACCTTTTAAAATCAGTTTCAGTATGAAAGGGCATGTAGTAAAACTATCACCCGAAATTGAAACAGTATTATTTAATAATATCCGTGAGTCTCTAACTAATGCTGCAAAACATAGTAATGGTGATGAAATAGCTATTACCATAATGTATAAAGCCAATAACATAGTATTAACTTTTGTAGACAATGGCAATAATAGTAAAACTTATAAAGTAGGTTATGGATTACGGGCTATGCAAAATAGAACAACTTTATTAAATGGATCAATGACTATAATTAATGAACAGGGTTTTTTACTTAAATTTATAATACCTTTTAAGGAGAACTAA
- a CDS encoding response regulator transcription factor has protein sequence MKVLIVDDDHMLCQSLKQILNCQNINIVGTANNGDDAYKFCMNNQVDIILMDIRMPICDGVIATKKIKDSFPNLKIVILTTFDDDEYIAEAIRNGASAYILKTAKPTKIVETLKLTYEGDMVINSPIVNKMSSMLSKNPKIDYSKYSLGDNHIIIIELIAKGYNNKEISKAIHLSEGTIRNKISDILAQLNLRDRTQIAIFWHTKGLYKQSNNK, from the coding sequence ATGAAAGTACTTATTGTAGACGATGATCATATGTTATGCCAAAGCCTAAAACAAATTTTAAACTGTCAAAATATTAATATTGTTGGCACTGCCAATAATGGTGATGATGCTTATAAATTTTGCATGAATAATCAAGTTGATATTATTTTAATGGATATTAGAATGCCTATATGCGATGGAGTTATCGCTACAAAGAAGATTAAAGATAGTTTTCCTAATCTAAAAATTGTAATTTTAACTACCTTTGATGATGATGAATATATAGCTGAAGCTATTAGAAATGGTGCTTCAGCATATATTCTTAAAACAGCTAAGCCCACTAAAATAGTAGAAACCTTAAAATTAACGTATGAGGGAGATATGGTAATAAACTCTCCGATTGTCAATAAAATGAGTTCTATGCTAAGCAAAAATCCTAAAATAGACTATAGTAAATATTCTTTAGGAGATAATCATATTATAATAATTGAGCTAATCGCTAAGGGTTATAACAATAAGGAGATATCTAAAGCTATTCATTTAAGTGAAGGCACTATCAGAAACAAAATAAGCGATATTTTAGCTCAGTTAAATTTGAGAGACCGCACTCAAATAGCAATTTTTTGGCACACAAAAGGCTTATATAAACAAAGCAATAACAAGTGA
- a CDS encoding ABC transporter ATP-binding protein, whose product MIELKNVIKRYGNTIAVDNLSLKINKGEIFALLGPNGAGKSTINKMIIGLLKASSGEILVNGLNINKQGLKAREYLALVPQELALYESMSAIDNVLFFAKLAGLRGKQLRDKTDKALSFCGLEDTKTKKVSTFSGGMKRRLNIACAIVHEPQIIIMDEPTVGIDPQSRTHILDSIKQLNNKDMTVIYTSHYMSEVERICDRVGIIDNGKLIAVGTTNELKSQLKEQEKIIIDILDLNYTALNEIKQLYGVNDAYYNNYRLEINTTISKNTTLEALTILAKHNMQIQKIEIEKPSLEDVYLSLTGKSLRD is encoded by the coding sequence ATGATTGAGCTAAAAAATGTTATTAAAAGATACGGTAACACCATTGCTGTAGATAACCTAAGTTTAAAAATAAATAAGGGTGAAATTTTTGCTCTATTGGGCCCTAATGGTGCGGGCAAAAGTACCATAAATAAAATGATTATAGGTCTGTTAAAAGCTAGTAGTGGAGAAATATTAGTTAACGGTTTAAACATTAATAAACAGGGTTTAAAGGCACGTGAATACTTAGCTTTAGTACCTCAAGAACTTGCTCTATATGAAAGCATGAGTGCAATAGATAACGTACTGTTTTTTGCAAAATTAGCAGGTTTACGAGGTAAGCAGTTAAGAGATAAAACCGATAAAGCCCTTAGCTTTTGTGGACTAGAGGATACTAAAACTAAAAAGGTAAGTACTTTTTCGGGTGGCATGAAACGTAGGCTAAACATTGCATGTGCCATAGTACATGAACCTCAAATAATTATTATGGATGAACCAACTGTTGGCATTGACCCCCAGTCTCGTACCCATATTTTAGATTCTATTAAACAGCTTAATAATAAAGATATGACAGTAATATATACTAGCCATTACATGAGTGAGGTTGAGCGTATATGTGATCGAGTAGGTATAATTGATAATGGTAAGCTAATTGCAGTAGGCACTACTAATGAACTAAAATCTCAGCTAAAAGAACAAGAAAAAATTATTATAGACATACTAGATTTAAACTACACAGCCTTAAATGAAATTAAGCAATTATATGGTGTAAATGATGCTTATTATAATAACTATAGGCTTGAAATAAATACTACTATAAGCAAAAATACAACCCTAGAAGCACTAACTATTTTGGCTAAACACAATATGCAAATCCAAAAAATTGAAATAGAAAAACCTAGCCTTGAAGATGTATATTTATCTTTAACAGGCAAAAGCTTAAGAGACTAG
- a CDS encoding ABC transporter permease, with translation MNEIKTIVIRNLKEQFKSPIFWAILVLFPLAMLFMFNEMFVNDSTHVANSAIKITILNVTDNHYAFSKLAIVVLAQFFLISSVVASGSLIQVKTNKTLMRIFTYPITKSKILIAHFLSVIIELTVVMSLVMILISVIFKVVWSINYFGLVITSLLCIILCSSFGLFLSLLFKNGNIASGIMSGVVILMSFLNGDMTSGKLPFKNSDFFTLNKWITSAFNKLYISNNFSNLYKDILVILCLGLGFTILSIVLFSKENSYE, from the coding sequence ATGAACGAAATAAAAACGATTGTAATCAGAAACCTCAAAGAACAGTTTAAAAGTCCAATTTTTTGGGCTATCTTAGTTTTATTTCCTCTTGCTATGCTCTTTATGTTTAATGAAATGTTTGTTAATGACTCAACTCATGTAGCAAATTCAGCAATTAAAATTACTATTTTAAATGTCACAGATAACCATTATGCTTTTAGTAAACTTGCGATTGTTGTATTAGCTCAATTTTTTTTAATTAGTAGTGTTGTGGCATCAGGCTCTTTAATTCAGGTGAAGACAAATAAAACATTAATGAGAATTTTTACTTACCCTATAACAAAATCAAAAATTTTAATAGCTCATTTTCTTAGTGTAATAATTGAGCTAACGGTTGTTATGAGTCTAGTAATGATATTAATAAGTGTCATATTTAAAGTAGTTTGGTCAATCAATTATTTTGGCTTAGTAATTACTAGCTTATTATGTATTATTTTATGCTCTAGCTTTGGTCTATTTTTATCATTACTATTCAAAAATGGTAATATAGCTAGTGGAATTATGAGTGGGGTTGTAATATTGATGTCGTTCTTAAATGGTGATATGACCTCTGGTAAATTACCATTTAAAAACAGTGATTTTTTCACCTTAAATAAATGGATAACTTCAGCCTTTAATAAATTATACATCAGCAATAACTTTAGTAATCTCTATAAAGATATTTTAGTTATTTTGTGTTTGGGTTTAGGTTTTACAATCTTATCAATAGTTCTATTTAGTAAGGAGAATAGTTATGAGTAG
- a CDS encoding ABC transporter permease produces MSSLMIAKNVIVRICKQATIVIFLIVFPLISSLLGALTAKPNEPLNIGIVVTENNKDLVAKISKLPEYNVISLQTNEVIDKLNSNSVSVVIKPLLDQPSYEIVAKNSGSHVTNLEKQLQHYLNNNSIYSVSKSDKDFDLTSVSIFLLFMIMFMGASAAVIYDDKRNKTYMRLFCFATSGKSIAFGYLLAFFALGTTQVSIFILTLKLFLAASLTISITTLFTILVAFLVAIIGLCIALTSIIKQKDHYQVIIPILALFTTFLSGGIIPTKLMGKTFKFIAYFSPQFYVNKTLVATATVINSTQNILILLLFALVFFSFGTKMLDKESL; encoded by the coding sequence ATGAGTAGTTTAATGATTGCCAAAAATGTTATTGTTAGAATCTGCAAACAAGCTACTATAGTAATATTTTTAATAGTTTTTCCATTAATTTCTTCTTTACTAGGAGCTCTAACAGCAAAACCAAATGAACCACTTAATATAGGTATAGTAGTAACAGAAAATAACAAAGACTTAGTAGCAAAAATAAGCAAATTGCCAGAGTATAATGTAATTAGTTTACAAACAAATGAGGTCATAGATAAACTAAACAGTAATAGTGTTAGTGTTGTAATTAAGCCGTTATTAGATCAACCTAGTTATGAAATTGTAGCAAAAAACAGTGGCTCACATGTTACCAATTTAGAAAAACAACTACAACATTATCTTAACAACAATAGTATATACTCTGTATCTAAAAGTGATAAAGATTTTGATTTAACTTCAGTATCCATTTTTCTACTATTTATGATTATGTTTATGGGAGCTAGTGCAGCAGTTATTTATGATGATAAAAGGAACAAAACCTATATGAGACTATTTTGTTTTGCTACTAGTGGTAAGAGTATTGCTTTTGGTTACCTGCTTGCTTTTTTTGCTTTAGGAACAACTCAAGTTTCAATATTTATACTAACATTGAAATTATTTTTAGCAGCTAGCTTAACTATTAGCATAACCACTTTATTTACAATACTTGTTGCTTTTTTAGTTGCAATTATTGGTTTATGTATAGCACTCACAAGCATAATTAAACAAAAAGATCATTATCAAGTAATAATACCTATACTGGCACTCTTTACTACTTTTTTATCTGGCGGCATAATTCCTACTAAACTTATGGGTAAAACATTTAAGTTTATAGCTTACTTTTCACCTCAATTCTATGTTAATAAAACGTTAGTTGCTACAGCAACAGTTATAAATTCTACTCAAAATATTTTAATATTACTACTGTTTGCTTTAGTATTCTTTTCTTTTGGTACTAAAATGCTTGATAAAGAATCTTTATAA
- a CDS encoding GNAT family N-acetyltransferase → MNKIRIRQVTMADLDTVTKIEAICFPATEKASKDSFKQRISTFPRGFWLAELNNEIIGFINGAASNKTTIEDEFFSDMSLHCDNGENIAIFGLDVLPQYQRNGYAAQLIKHYIKIAKEDNRKKVLLTCKKHLVHYYTKFGFNNCGVSQSVHGGAQWFDMELNLVSLTNSSV, encoded by the coding sequence ATGAATAAAATTAGAATTAGACAAGTCACTATGGCAGACTTAGATACCGTAACAAAAATAGAAGCTATTTGTTTTCCAGCCACAGAAAAGGCCAGTAAAGATTCTTTTAAACAGCGTATTAGTACTTTCCCCCGTGGTTTTTGGCTAGCAGAGCTTAATAATGAAATTATAGGTTTTATAAATGGAGCAGCCAGTAATAAAACCACTATAGAAGATGAGTTTTTTAGTGATATGAGTTTACACTGTGATAACGGTGAAAACATTGCAATTTTTGGTCTAGATGTATTACCACAATACCAGCGAAACGGCTACGCTGCCCAGCTTATTAAACACTATATTAAAATTGCTAAAGAAGACAACCGAAAAAAAGTACTACTAACCTGTAAGAAGCATTTAGTTCACTATTATACTAAATTTGGATTTAACAATTGTGGTGTATCACAATCTGTACATGGTGGGGCTCAGTGGTTTGATATGGAGTTAAATCTAGTATCTTTAACAAATTCCTCTGTATGA
- a CDS encoding nitroreductase family protein yields MNAIFNRSSIRKYQNKVVEQEKIEKILRAAMQAPSAGNQQPWQFIVVQDKAELRKLAEASPNGAMTADAPLAIVVLGNTTFMKYPCFWEQDLGACTQNILVEACDLGLGSVWIGIAPIDERMLAIKEQFNLTDEKLPYSLIAIGYPAEEKEFTDRYEEERVTYY; encoded by the coding sequence ATGAACGCAATTTTTAATCGTAGCAGTATCCGAAAATATCAAAACAAAGTGGTGGAGCAGGAAAAAATAGAGAAAATATTACGTGCAGCTATGCAAGCTCCTTCTGCAGGTAATCAACAGCCTTGGCAATTTATAGTGGTGCAGGACAAAGCAGAATTGAGAAAGTTAGCAGAAGCAAGCCCCAATGGAGCAATGACAGCTGATGCACCTTTAGCCATAGTAGTATTAGGAAATACTACTTTTATGAAATATCCGTGTTTCTGGGAGCAAGATTTAGGTGCTTGCACCCAAAATATTTTAGTAGAGGCCTGTGATTTGGGTTTAGGATCAGTGTGGATTGGCATAGCTCCAATTGATGAAAGAATGTTAGCAATTAAAGAGCAATTTAATTTAACAGATGAAAAATTGCCTTATTCTTTAATAGCAATTGGATATCCAGCAGAAGAGAAAGAGTTTACGGATAGATATGAGGAGGAACGTGTTACTTATTATTAA
- a CDS encoding aldo/keto reductase codes for MQYRIMPKTKDKLSVLGYGCMRFKTNSFGKIAKENAIKQVRMAIDNGVNYLDTAYPYHRGESESFLGEYILKDGYREKVKVATKLPTYLVNKSQDMDKYLNKQLSKLKINNIDYYLLHSLDGPTWRKMLRFGVLDFMNRIKKEGKITYMGFSYHGTKEDFYEIIDGYDWDFCQIQYNYLDEYFQAGIDGLNYAYSKNIGVIVMEPLRGGQLVGAIPKAVQAIWDKASIKRSPAEWAFRFIYNHPAVIVVLSGMSEDAHIIENIKIANEAKANSLSKKELAIINEVKETYQRLLKIGCTGCRYCIPCPAGIDIPYAFQTYNNHHMFGGRLSRRLMYARIVGMTSKKPKWTTMCIDCGKCEKACPQNLKIREYFKNVQKDIETPVIRAVAKVGKLFIK; via the coding sequence ATGCAATATAGAATTATGCCCAAAACAAAAGATAAACTATCTGTACTAGGGTATGGTTGTATGAGATTTAAGACCAATAGTTTTGGTAAAATAGCTAAAGAAAATGCTATTAAGCAGGTTCGTATGGCAATAGATAATGGAGTTAATTATTTGGATACCGCATATCCTTATCATAGAGGTGAGTCGGAGAGTTTTTTAGGGGAATATATCTTAAAAGACGGTTATCGAGAGAAAGTTAAAGTTGCTACAAAATTACCCACCTATTTAGTTAATAAATCTCAGGACATGGATAAATATCTTAATAAACAGTTAAGTAAGTTAAAGATTAATAACATAGATTATTATCTACTACACTCCCTAGATGGACCTACATGGCGAAAAATGCTTCGCTTTGGGGTACTCGATTTTATGAATAGAATAAAAAAAGAAGGCAAAATTACCTATATGGGTTTTTCATATCATGGTACTAAAGAAGATTTTTATGAAATAATAGATGGTTATGATTGGGATTTTTGTCAAATACAGTATAATTATTTGGATGAATATTTTCAAGCTGGTATTGATGGATTAAATTATGCTTACAGTAAGAATATAGGTGTAATAGTAATGGAACCATTACGTGGTGGTCAGTTAGTTGGAGCTATACCTAAAGCAGTTCAAGCAATATGGGATAAAGCCTCTATTAAAAGAAGCCCAGCTGAGTGGGCATTTAGGTTTATTTACAATCACCCTGCCGTTATTGTGGTTTTATCTGGCATGAGTGAAGATGCCCATATTATTGAAAACATAAAAATAGCAAACGAGGCAAAAGCAAATAGCTTGAGTAAAAAAGAGTTAGCTATAATAAACGAGGTAAAAGAGACCTATCAGCGTTTACTAAAAATAGGTTGTACAGGCTGTAGGTATTGTATTCCCTGTCCTGCTGGTATCGATATACCGTATGCTTTTCAAACTTATAATAATCATCATATGTTTGGGGGCAGACTCTCTCGTAGATTAATGTATGCAAGAATTGTTGGCATGACAAGCAAAAAACCTAAATGGACTACTATGTGTATAGACTGTGGAAAATGTGAAAAAGCATGTCCTCAAAACCTTAAAATAAGAGAGTATTTTAAAAATGTTCAAAAAGATATTGAAACGCCTGTAATAAGAGCAGTTGCAAAAGTGGGTAAACTGTTTATTAAATAA